One part of the Malus sylvestris chromosome 2, drMalSylv7.2, whole genome shotgun sequence genome encodes these proteins:
- the LOC126591194 gene encoding probable methyltransferase TCM_000336, with amino-acid sequence MDVENVFHMTGGVGLTSYARNSSLQKKASDMVKNITLEAIQELYLTTTPKSLGIADLGCSSGPNTLSIIKEIIEAVEGVCRRTFQPSQEFRVYLNDLPSNDFNSIFKALPDFSKDLNKERNNGKSPSIYIGAYPGSFYGRLFPNNSLHFVYSSYSLHWLSRVPPELYCKEGKSINKGSVYVSESSPVGVSQAYLKQFQEDFTLFLKSRSEELAAGGRMVLILLGRSGPDHVDRGNCFFWQLLSQSIAILVSKGDVEEERLDSYDVHFYAPSREEIEDEVRKEGSFELERFEMFGLDQRHGKNNESYGTRVAMTVRAIQESMIGQHFGEGILDSLFENFGRLVDEETAKEDIKPITFGVVLKKL; translated from the exons ATGGATGTAGAGAATGTCTTCCATATGACTGGAGGAGTTGGCCTTACTAGCTATGCCAGAAATTCTTCACTCCAG AAGAAGGCATCTGATATGGTAAAGAACATAACTTTAGAGGCAATACAAGAACTTTACCTCACCACAACTCCAAAGAGCTTAGGCATAGCTGATTTGGGCTGTTCATCTGGACCCAACACCTTATCAATCATCAAAGAAATCATTGAAGCAGTTGAAGGTGTTTGTAGAAGAACATTCCAACCATCACAAGAGTTCAGAGTTTACCTCAATGACCTTCCCTCCAATGACTTCAACTCAATCTTCAAGGCTTTGCCAGACTTCTCCAAAGATCtcaacaaagaaagaaacaatGGGAAATCTCCCTCTATTTATATAGGAGCCTATCCTGGCTCATTTTATGGCAGACTTTTCCCCAACAATTCCTTACACTTTGTCTACTCATCCTACAGTTTGCACTGGCTATCTAGG GTTCCTCCAGAGCTTTACTGCAAAGAGGGGAAATCTATAAACAAAGGAAGTGTTTACGTTTCTGAATCAAGCCCTGTTGGAGTTTCTCAAGCTTACCTGAAGCAATTTCAAGAGGACTTCACTTTGTTCCTTAAGTCAAGGTCCGAGGAGCTGGCTGCAGGAGGAAGAATGGTGCTGATCTTGTTGGGAAGGAGTGGCCCAGATCATGTCGACAGAGGCAACTGTTTCTTCTGGCAGCTTCTGTCTCAGTCCATTGCCATTTTGGTTTCCAAG GGAGATGTTGAAGAGGAAAGGCTTGACTCATATGATGTGCATTTCTATGCTCCATCCAGAGAAGAAATAGAAGATGAAGTGAGGAAGGAAGGTTCTTTTGAATTGGAGAGGTTTGAGATGTTTGGACTGGATCAAAGGCATGGCAAGAACAATGAGAGCTATGGAACAAGAGTTGCAATGACTGTGAGGGCTATTCAAGAATCCATGATTGGGCAGCATTTTGGAGAAGGAATCTTGGAcagtttgtttgaaaattttgggaGATTGGTGGATGAGGAAACTGCTAAAGAAGACATTAAGCCCATCACTTTTGGGGTTGTACTTAAGAAATTATGA